AATATCTTACCCACGAAAATGCACCAACCAAATACCAATACACCGAAGACGAAGTAACCAGTAATTATAACTGGAAAGTAGAAAAGACTAAAGCAATCAACAAATCTAATAGCGAAACAAGAAAAATCCAAATCATAAATGACATTGTAAGTGGTGTTATTCGTGAATTTAACTATCACGAACACATAACTATTGACGAATACGATAGATACAAGAAATCTATCGACAATGCATTTAAGTATAGAACCGATATTATAAAGGGGGCAAAAAGAAATATGGAATGTGTTTATATTACTGGAAAAAGTGGAACTGGCAAAAGTACATATGCACAAATGATGTGCGAAGATAAAGGTTATAGTGTATTTGTATCAAGTGGCTCTAATGATGTACTTGACGGATATGCAGGGCAAGATTGCATTATTCTTGATGATTTAAGACCAAGTTGTATGGGATTAAGCGACTTGTTAAAGATGTTAGACAATAATACGGCTTCTACTGTAAAAAGCCGATACAAAAACAAGGTTTTGGAATGCAAACTAATTATAGTAACATCAGTATTAAAGATTGATGAATTTTTCAATGGTGTATTTAAGGAACAAAAAGAACCAATCGTTCAGTTAAAACGAAGATGTAAATTACATTTGCGTTTTGAACAAGACCATTACTATGCAAGCCTCTTTGATGATAAAAAAGGTGATTACTCCGAAGAATACAAATATGTTAATCCAGTTGCAACAATGTACCCAAAGATAGAACTTACAGACGAACAAAAACTTAATTACATCAACACTTTATTAGTTACTGGGGCTGAACTAACTGGCAAGGTTGAAGCCCCTGCCGAAGAAGATAAAGACCCACTAACAGCCAAAGAACGCTCATTGCAAAACAAGGTTGATATGTTGTACCGACACAACGGCATACTTATGAATGAATTAGATAGAAAGGGGTAATATTATGATTTATAGATTTTTAATAGAAGATGAATGGGATTATATTGATGATGATTGTATTGATTATGATGATTTAAAAGATTTTTTGAACAAATTAAAACAAGAAGGATACATAGTAGAAAAACAATGTTTTTCATCAGATTATGGCTGGATTAACATCTAGTGTGGCTAATATGTGGCTATGGTGTGGCTACAACTTTATTTTAGATACTAAACTCGCAATTTTTCAAAATTTCAAGACATAAGAAAAAGCCCCAAAAATCGGGGCTTTTTCGGTATTCTTCAAAAAAATCAATTTTCTTCTTATTATCTCTTTGAGAACTGAGGTGCACGACGAGCTGCCTTTAAGCCGTACTTCTTTCTTTCCTTCATTCTTGGATCTCTTGTTAAGAAACCTGCCTTCTTAAGAATTGGGCGGTAATCTGCATCTGCCTGTAATAAAGCTCTGGAGATACCGTGTCTGATAGCACCTGCCTGACCAGTAAATCCTCCACCTCTTACATTTACTAAAACATCAAACTTATCTATTGTATCAGTGATGTTAAGCGGTTGACGCACGATTAATTTTAAGGTGTCTAAACCGAAATAGTTATCCATATCTCTCTTATTTATTGTAATCTTACCTGTACCGGGTACTAAATATACTCTAGCAATACTGCTCTTTCTTCTTCCGGTTCCGTAATATCTTGCTTTAGCCACTGTAATTTCCTCCTTTCAACCTCTCTGATTAATATTTAATCTGTAATGCTTCTGGTTTCTGAGCTGCATGAGGATGCTCAGCGCCTGCATATACATGTAATTTTGTAATCATATCTCTTCCTAAAGGTCCCTTAGGAAGCATGCCTTTCACTGCAAGACGGATTACCTCAGCAGAATCCTTTGCCATCATCTGAGCTAAGGTTGTCTCTCTCATACCACCTGGGTAATCAGAGTGGTTGTAGTAGATCTTCTGATCCATCTTCTTACCGGTTACTTTGATCTTATCAGCATTTACTACGATTACATAGTCACCTGTATCAATATGAGGTGTAAAAGTAGGTTTATTCTTACCTCTTAATATAGCGGCAATCTCTGAAGAGAGACGGCCTAATGTATGTCCTGTAGCATCAACTACGTACCATTTTCTTTCAATTGTTGCCGGACTAGCCATAAAGCTTTTCATCGGTTTACCTCCTTATGAAAATGTATTCACCAATTTCATTATTATCGAATGACTGCATATCATAAATAACATTACCTATGCAGGTTTTTTCTAATCACGATCTCAAATACTATTACCGGGGCTTTGGTTAAGTATTCTCACGTCACAATTCATTATTATATAACATGTTGCCGTGTGTGTCAAGCTTTTTCCAGAATATTCAGTATCGTCACAATTACAATGGAATTAACCAAAAATCGGCTTAAGTCCGAGTAACTTAAGCCGATTTTTGTGTTATTAGGTTCACCAATTAATTGGCATCTATTGGGGGATATTAGCTTCTGTATAAGCTGTTATAATAATACATTATTAGTAATTATTTGTCAATCTCCAATTGATACCTTTTTTTATTTTTTTAGTATATTTGCTTATATACAGTTATTTTGTTCTTATATCTCTTCCGCAAAATCTACGCCTTCAATTGCACATATTTTCGCAATGACATCTAATCGAAGTCTCTTTTGCTTTAAACGTAATGTCATGATAGCTGCAACAGACGCACTAGTCCCATATGTAGGCTTAACCAATTCTATTGAATCAATATTAATCATTAAACCTTTAATCGTATCAATCACTGCTGTAACGGACACTGATTTGTTGAATTCCACATAAACATCTAGTACCTTTGATTTCGACAGCATAAGATTATCCAGTCGATGGAGCACCACTGTAGCGAAAGCAATCAGAATACAGGATATAATAGCTGCTTTATAAAAGCCGATTCCAATTGCCAATCCCATACATGCCGTTGCCCATAGTCCTGCGGCTGTTGTAAGCCCTTTTACCTGATGTCTTCCTGTTACAATGATGGTACCAGCACCCAGAAAACCGATACCGGATATTACCTGAGCTGCTATTCTGGTCGGATCTCCTGCTCCAAACCTCTCAAATACATACTGATTTGTCATAATTGCCAAAGTGGAGCCCAGACAAACGAGTATATGCGTCCTTAATCCAGCAGGACGTCCGGCTCTTCCTCGTTCATATCCAATGACTCCACCTAGTATAACAGCTAAGGCAAGTCGTAATACCACAGTGGTGTCATTTATGGAACTTAAATCTGTTGTTAATTCAAACATATGCATCCCCCACAATTGTAATAATGTTACTATATATATGATAAAAAATACCTGCTATCATTCTTTATACAATAATATGCAATCGGAATTACTTAACGATTTCTAAAATGAGTAATCATTTTCATATTCTATCGATATTAAAGTAAGTCCTCTGGCTAATGCAGTAGGGCCGGCAAGATTTCGGTCACTACCCTTTAAAATCTCTATGATTTTTTCAGGCGGATACGCACCTCTGCCGACCTCGATAAGAGTTCCTGCTATAATGCGAACCATATTATAAAGGAAACCATTACCAGTAATTTTTATATATATCATATCCTCTATCCTATTTATGTCAATCCTGTAAATGGTCCTAACTGTATCCAATGCCTGGGTTTTTACAGAGCAAAAGCTTTTAAAATCATGCTCTCCAACTAAATAGTTGGCTGCTTCCTGCATCTTTGCGATATCCAGATCATAATATATAAAATTAGAGTATAAACGCTGAGTGGGTATTTCGATTTTTCGGTTGTATATACGATATTCATAGGTTTTTTTGCTTTTTACCCTGCGTGGATGGAAGAATGGCTCCACCTCCACAGAGCTTTGGACCCGTATATCCTCCGGTAATCTCTGATTAACGGCAAAGCATATCTTTTCTGCCGGAATCGCACTGTTTGTATCAAATACAGCCACATTTCCCAGAGCATGGACTCCCGAATCAGTTCTACTTGCACCGATTACATTGATATCCTCCTTAAGCAGCTCGGATAATGCGTTATTCAGCATTAACTCAATGGTAGGCATCCCTGGTTGAAGCTGCCAGCCACAATAGTTTGTTCCATCATACGCTACAACCAACTTAATACGCTTCATATCAGGTCTCCTCCTTCTCCTACTATTACTTAATGTTAGTTAGAGTATGGTGTTAAAAGTCGTCAAATTTGAATTCAATAAATAATAGAGCATATATATACAGATCGCGAGTACCGGATCAAGCGACCGATATCTAAATCTGGTTGATACAGTATATCCTGCTTGAAGGTAAGGCGAGTCCAGATGATTATATATGCTCTAATACTCATTTCATTGTCATGAAGCAGATTCTTGACACCCTAATCCTATACTATATAAACGGATTTCTATCAAAAATACCAATCACAATCGTTGTAGCAAGATATGTCAGGATGATTACATAGGAAACCACATCCCTTGAATGATATCGCAGTGGTTTCATCTTCGTACGTCCTTCTCCTCCACGATAGCATCTAGCCTCCATAGCCATTGCCAAATCATTGGCTCTACGGAATGCCGAAACAAAAAGAGGCACTAATAAAGGAATTAAGCTCTTTGCCTTTTTTATCAATCCACCTGATTCAAAATCAGCACCTCTTGCCATCTGCGCTTTCATAATCTTATCCGTTTCTTCAAGTAGTATCGGAATAAATCGTAACGCAATCGACATCATCATGGCAATCTCATGAACCGGTACTTTTATATGATTTAACGGATGTAATACCTTTTCAAGACCGTCTGTTAATTGATTAGGCGTTGTGGTAAATGTCATCAAGGATGACCCTATGATTAGGTAAGTAAGCCTGATTATCGTAAATACACTGTCATATACACCTTTATCAGAGATCTTGATTATTCCATATTCAAATATTATTCGATTTCCTGTCTTAAAAAACAGATTAAAAAACGTAGTAAAGAGTAGCAGTACAATAACCGCTTTCAGACCTCTTAAAATGTACAGAACAGGGACCTTCGACAGTTTAATAGCAGTAAATAGAAATATAGTTACTGCAATATATCCATATAAAGAGTCAAACAAAAATAGCGATAATATAAATAAAAAGGTTCCGATTAACTTCACTCTTGGATCCAGCCGGTGTATGATGGAACCGGATGGATAATATTGCCCTATGGTAATGTCTCTAATCATTTTTTTCCTCATTCCTGTATAAACATTTATTTATGTTCCATTCATATATGTTTAATCATATGAATTACTTTCTCTAGAACTCTGATATCCTTCATTACAGTTTCTTATTTAAGAAAAATGCTTCAGAATCGCTTCCTTTGCTTCTGTCACAGTCGTTGCATCCGTAGGAATTTTGAAGCCTCTGTTATTTAATGCATTCATTACATAAGTAACCTGTGGTGCAGCCAGCTGCATTGCTTCCAATTCCTTATAATGTGAAAATACTTCCTTTAAATGATGTTGATATACAAGCTCTCCCTTGTTCATAACAAAGAGACGATCAGCATAATTAGCTACATCCTCCATACTATGAGTAACAAGAATTATCGTCATGTTGCTTTCTTGATGTAATTTATTGATCTGCTCAAGAATATCATCCCTACCCTTAGGGTCCAGACCTGCCGTTGGTTCGTCCAGAATGAGTACCTCCGGCTTCATAGCCAATACTCCGGCTATGGCTACTCTTCTTTTCTGTCCACCAGACAGCTCGAAGGGAGAAGCATCAAGTAAATCTTCACTGATTCCAACCATTTTCAAAGCTTCATAGGAGCGAAGCTCACATTCCAGCTTATCTAATCCCAGGTTTTTAGGACCAAAGATTACGTCCTTAAATACAGTAGTCTCAAACAACTGATGCTCCGGATACTGGAACACTAACCCCACTTTGCTTCGAAGCTGTCTCAAGTTATACTTTGGGTCATAAATATCCTCACCGTTATAATAAATATGTCCACTGGTGGCTTTCACTAAACCGTTCATATGCTGAATCA
The nucleotide sequence above comes from Variimorphobacter saccharofermentans. Encoded proteins:
- a CDS encoding Rep family protein, with product MQVRLCEIVSDVEHINIEEIVKVLDNQKPFKDYAYILHDKDTYNEADETKNPEHKAGTPKKAHYHIAIRLEYGTDTKYIANWLGIKENFINKVKGKWVDMLKYLTHENAPTKYQYTEDEVTSNYNWKVEKTKAINKSNSETRKIQIINDIVSGVIREFNYHEHITIDEYDRYKKSIDNAFKYRTDIIKGAKRNMECVYITGKSGTGKSTYAQMMCEDKGYSVFVSSGSNDVLDGYAGQDCIILDDLRPSCMGLSDLLKMLDNNTASTVKSRYKNKVLECKLIIVTSVLKIDEFFNGVFKEQKEPIVQLKRRCKLHLRFEQDHYYASLFDDKKGDYSEEYKYVNPVATMYPKIELTDEQKLNYINTLLVTGAELTGKVEAPAEEDKDPLTAKERSLQNKVDMLYRHNGILMNELDRKG
- the rpsI gene encoding 30S ribosomal protein S9 produces the protein MAKARYYGTGRRKSSIARVYLVPGTGKITINKRDMDNYFGLDTLKLIVRQPLNITDTIDKFDVLVNVRGGGFTGQAGAIRHGISRALLQADADYRPILKKAGFLTRDPRMKERKKYGLKAARRAPQFSKR
- the rplM gene encoding 50S ribosomal protein L13 encodes the protein MKSFMASPATIERKWYVVDATGHTLGRLSSEIAAILRGKNKPTFTPHIDTGDYVIVVNADKIKVTGKKMDQKIYYNHSDYPGGMRETTLAQMMAKDSAEVIRLAVKGMLPKGPLGRDMITKLHVYAGAEHPHAAQKPEALQIKY
- a CDS encoding MgtC/SapB family protein, whose translation is MFELTTDLSSINDTTVVLRLALAVILGGVIGYERGRAGRPAGLRTHILVCLGSTLAIMTNQYVFERFGAGDPTRIAAQVISGIGFLGAGTIIVTGRHQVKGLTTAAGLWATACMGLAIGIGFYKAAIISCILIAFATVVLHRLDNLMLSKSKVLDVYVEFNKSVSVTAVIDTIKGLMINIDSIELVKPTYGTSASVAAIMTLRLKQKRLRLDVIAKICAIEGVDFAEEI
- the truA gene encoding tRNA pseudouridine(38-40) synthase TruA, whose protein sequence is MKRIKLVVAYDGTNYCGWQLQPGMPTIELMLNNALSELLKEDINVIGASRTDSGVHALGNVAVFDTNSAIPAEKICFAVNQRLPEDIRVQSSVEVEPFFHPRRVKSKKTYEYRIYNRKIEIPTQRLYSNFIYYDLDIAKMQEAANYLVGEHDFKSFCSVKTQALDTVRTIYRIDINRIEDMIYIKITGNGFLYNMVRIIAGTLIEVGRGAYPPEKIIEILKGSDRNLAGPTALARGLTLISIEYENDYSF
- a CDS encoding energy-coupling factor transporter transmembrane component T family protein, with product MIRDITIGQYYPSGSIIHRLDPRVKLIGTFLFILSLFLFDSLYGYIAVTIFLFTAIKLSKVPVLYILRGLKAVIVLLLFTTFFNLFFKTGNRIIFEYGIIKISDKGVYDSVFTIIRLTYLIIGSSLMTFTTTPNQLTDGLEKVLHPLNHIKVPVHEIAMMMSIALRFIPILLEETDKIMKAQMARGADFESGGLIKKAKSLIPLLVPLFVSAFRRANDLAMAMEARCYRGGEGRTKMKPLRYHSRDVVSYVIILTYLATTIVIGIFDRNPFI
- a CDS encoding energy-coupling factor transporter ATPase, producing the protein MQIIFDKVNYLYGNGTAFERHAIKNVSFSIEKGEFIGLIGHTGSGKSTLIQHMNGLVKATSGHIYYNGEDIYDPKYNLRQLRSKVGLVFQYPEHQLFETTVFKDVIFGPKNLGLDKLECELRSYEALKMVGISEDLLDASPFELSGGQKRRVAIAGVLAMKPEVLILDEPTAGLDPKGRDDILEQINKLHQESNMTIILVTHSMEDVANYADRLFVMNKGELVYQHHLKEVFSHYKELEAMQLAAPQVTYVMNALNNRGFKIPTDATTVTEAKEAILKHFS